DNA sequence from the Desulfovulcanus ferrireducens genome:
GACCAAAAGCTGAGTTACGGTGTCTTGATGCACCAGAAAGTTGAACGGTCTGTCACGCCTAAATTCTTATTTCTTTATCTCTTAAATTTGAAAACAGGTGATGTAAACATACGAGAAAGTTGAGTATTTAATATTTAAAAAAAACAACGAGAACATAAGGATAGCTAAAAATGGCTCATGATCACCATCATCATTTGGAAGAAGCAACAGGTAAAGTCCTGCTTTGGAGCATGGCTATTAATTTGCTTATTCCTATTTTGCAGATCATTGGTGGAATGTTGGCCCAGAGTATGGCGGTTGTCTCTGATGCCATACACAACTTCAGCGACTGTACTGGTCTGCTAGTTGCCTATATTGCCTACCGGATTAGCCAAAAAAGACCTTCGCCAAAATTTTCCTTTGGATTTCGCCGCGCGGAAATCTTTGCTGCAGTGATTAATACCTCCCTTATCTTTGGCGCATGTTTATTCATCCTCTGGGAAGCCTTCAACCGCATCAAAAATCCTGAGCCAATATCGGGATTTTTAGTGGCTGCCATGGCCCTGGTAGGCGTTTTTGGCAATGGCTTTACGGTTTTGCTCCTGTCTAAAGGCGCCAAAGAAAATATCAATCTCCGCGGGGCCTTTCTACACATGCTCGGAGATATGCTCGTTTCCGTGGTCGTACTCATAAGCGGCGTGATCATCCTTTTTAAACCCTGGTATTGGCTGGATCCG
Encoded proteins:
- a CDS encoding cation diffusion facilitator family transporter → MAHDHHHHLEEATGKVLLWSMAINLLIPILQIIGGMLAQSMAVVSDAIHNFSDCTGLLVAYIAYRISQKRPSPKFSFGFRRAEIFAAVINTSLIFGACLFILWEAFNRIKNPEPISGFLVAAMALVGVFGNGFTVLLLSKGAKENINLRGAFLHMLGDMLVSVVVLISGVIILFKPWYWLDPLLSIGIVLFILKSSCSLLKEAVHILMEGVPHHLELEAIQEALEQVPGVLGVHHLHVWTVGPKLLAFTGHVQVQDQELSRLTPLKEKIKHILHEKFGIEHAVLEFEHQSCDPKALLCPIHRPKRETHGKHDHV